A genomic stretch from Solanum stenotomum isolate F172 chromosome 8, ASM1918654v1, whole genome shotgun sequence includes:
- the LOC125872032 gene encoding 60S ribosomal protein L27, which yields MVKFLKPNKAVILLQGKYAGRKAVIVRAFDEGTRDRPYGHCLVAGISKYPKKVIRKDSAKKQAKKSRVKAFIKLVNYNHIMPTRYTLDVDLKDVVNADVLQARDKKVTAAKETKARLEERFKTGKNRWFFTKLRF from the coding sequence ATGGTGAAGTTTTTGAAGCCAAACAAGGCTGTTATCCTTCTTCAAGGCAAATATGCCGGCCGGAAAGCTGTGATCGTAAGGGCATTTGATGAAGGAACAAGGGACAGGCCATATGGCCATTGTTTGGTTGCAGGTATCTCCAAGTACCCGAAGAAGGTGATCCGCAAGGATTCAGCAAAGAAGCAGGCGAAGAAATCTCGTGTGAAGGCTTTCATCAAGCTCGTGAACTACAACCACATCATGCCAACTCGTTACACACTCGATGTGGATCTGAAGGATGTTGTCAATGCTGATGTTCTTCAGGCACGGGACAAGAAGGTGACCGCTGCAAAGGAGACCAAGGCTAGGCTTGAGGAAAGGTTCAAGACAGGGAAAAATCGCTGGTTCTTCACTAAGCTTAGGTTCTGA